The Candidatus Methylacidithermus pantelleriae genome contains a region encoding:
- the rpsR gene encoding 30S ribosomal protein S18: MPAKGARKRVDIDPEAISFQNVEFLKKFTTESGRILPRRVTGLPAKLHRKLAREIKRARNVLLMK, from the coding sequence ATGCCGGCAAAAGGTGCTCGAAAACGGGTGGACATTGACCCGGAAGCCATCTCCTTTCAAAACGTGGAATTTTTGAAAAAGTTCACGACCGAAAGCGGCCGAATTCTTCCGAGACGGGTGACCGGTCTACCCGCCAAGCTTCACCGGAAGTTGGCTCGCGAAATCAAGCGAGCCCGAAACGTGCTTTTGATGAAATAG
- the rpmB gene encoding 50S ribosomal protein L28 gives MAGRCCITGATRAWGRSVSRRGKAKKKGGIGIHVTKRNPRFFFPNLRRKRIFVPELGRAVTVRVTARALKTMMKNGPYQVLREAGVLR, from the coding sequence ATGGCAGGTCGATGCTGTATTACGGGTGCCACCAGAGCTTGGGGCCGGAGCGTTAGTCGCCGGGGAAAGGCTAAAAAGAAAGGGGGAATCGGGATTCATGTTACCAAGAGGAACCCGAGGTTTTTCTTCCCCAATCTCCGGCGAAAGCGGATTTTCGTTCCGGAACTTGGTCGAGCCGTAACCGTTCGAGTGACGGCTCGTGCACTTAAGACCATGATGAAAAACGGTCCCTACCAGGTGCTTCGGGAAGCAGGTGTACTGCGGTGA
- a CDS encoding TraR/DksA family transcriptional regulator yields MGNKESQKKKGKQPTVKDPEKAAPSSGSKENTKAQKKGEAGKSKEPRRVSSEHKGAQKVKPASSEQPSWEKEKTPEGTAPGATDRSPGTGKARGKDWESFLARQKEKLLELRDHILNQMQGVAQDTLRVSSEGSGASPFGLHQADAGSEAYDKDFALTLLSQEQDALYEIEEALKRIETGTYGICQMCGNPIPRARLEAVPYARFCVGCQREQEREYRARRRWESVPQFMESAEGWMEEEGEEALEEEERRREKE; encoded by the coding sequence ATGGGCAACAAAGAAAGCCAGAAGAAAAAGGGAAAGCAACCCACGGTAAAAGACCCGGAAAAAGCCGCACCGTCTTCTGGGTCCAAGGAGAACACCAAGGCCCAGAAGAAAGGTGAAGCGGGCAAATCCAAGGAACCCCGGCGGGTGTCGTCCGAGCACAAGGGGGCCCAGAAAGTAAAACCTGCCTCCTCAGAGCAGCCCTCTTGGGAAAAAGAGAAAACTCCTGAAGGGACGGCTCCTGGTGCAACCGATCGCTCCCCGGGCACGGGGAAGGCAAGAGGGAAAGACTGGGAGAGTTTCCTGGCACGGCAGAAAGAGAAGCTCCTTGAGCTTCGGGATCACATCCTAAACCAGATGCAAGGGGTCGCACAGGACACCCTTCGGGTCTCCTCGGAAGGAAGCGGAGCCTCGCCCTTTGGGCTCCACCAGGCGGACGCCGGAAGCGAGGCCTATGATAAGGATTTTGCCCTTACGCTCCTTTCTCAAGAACAGGATGCTTTGTATGAAATTGAGGAGGCCCTCAAACGCATTGAAACTGGCACGTACGGGATTTGTCAGATGTGCGGGAACCCCATTCCGCGGGCTCGCCTAGAGGCAGTACCTTATGCCCGGTTTTGCGTAGGTTGTCAAAGGGAACAGGAACGCGAGTATCGGGCACGGAGGAGGTGGGAATCGGTGCCCCAATTTATGGAATCGGCGGAAGGATGGATGGAAGAAGAGGGAGAAGAGGCGTTGGAGGAAGAAGAGAGGAGAAGGGAAAAGGAGTAA